Genomic segment of Mucilaginibacter sabulilitoris:
ATGCTGCATGTTAATAAAGATAGCCGCCAGTACCGCATCCGCGAGCGGCTGGAAGAACTGATGGGACCAGCCGAAACAAAGGAGTTTTATGATACCTGGCTGGCCAACAACACGCGTAAAATAGATATCGACTCCATGCATCGCTGGGGATTTAACTCTGTACGCTTGCCCATGCATTATAACCTTTATACCCTGCCTATTGAGAAAGAACCTGTTGCCGGAAAAAATACCTGGATTGACAAGGGCTTTAAAATGACGGATGACCTGCTGGCCTGGTGCAAAGCCAATCACATGTACCTGATACTTGATCTGCATGCCGCTCCGGGCGGCCAGGGTAATGATTTGAACATATCCGATCGTAACCCTGATAATCCTTCGTTATGGGACAGCGAAGCCAATAAGCAAAAGATGATAGCGCTTTGGCGCAAGCTGGCCGAGCGGTATAAAAATGAACCTAATATAGCCGCTTATGATATTATAAATGAACCCAACTGGGGTTTTGACGATCGGGAGAATGATAAAAATGGCCTGAAGGAAAAAACAAACGCGCCGTTGAGAAAACTAATGGTTGATATTACCACGGCTATTCGCGCTATCGATAAAAAGCACATCATTATTATTGAAGGCAATGGATGGGGGAATAATTACAATGGCATATTGCCACCGTGGGATAAAAACATGGTGCTCAGTTTCCATAAATACTGGAATTTTAACGACCAAAAATCTATTGAGCACATCATCAAAACCCGCGACCAGTATAACGTTCCGGTGTGGCTCGGCGAAACTGGTGAAAACTCTAATGTCTGGCTTACTGAAGCCATTCGTCTTTTAGAAAAGAATAATATTGGCTGGGCTCTGTGGCCATTGAAAAAAATGGGAAACAACAACCCAATCGAAATACCATCAAACTTGAATTATGATGATGTTACCAATTACCTGAACACGGGTAAACATAAGCCAAACGAAAGCAATGTATATAGCGGCACGCTCGAAATGGCAACTTACGCCAAACTGGAGAATGCCATTATTCATCACGATGTAATAGATGCTATTTTCAGGCAGCCGTTTTCTGCGGCGACCAAACCCTTTAAAGCCAATAAGGTTATCAACGGCACCATCATCAATGCGGTTGATTATGACCTGGGTCGTAATGGATTTGCTTATTTTGACACCGACACCGCCGATTATCATACATCGGGAAAACCGGGCATTGGCAACCATGGTCGCGTTTACCGTAACGATGGGGTAGACATCAGCAAAGATTCAACCGCCTACAATAGCTATTATGTTGATCATATTGAAACCGGCGAATGGATGCAATACACCCTGCAGGTAAAAACAGCTGGTATTTACTCGGTTGGCTTAAAACTGGCATCGGGCATTGATGACGCTAAGCTATCACTAAACGTTAACGGCGCCGACCAAGCCAAAGAGGAGGCCGTGCCTAACACTGGGGGGCTCACAGCCTGGCAGGTTATCACCGTAAAGGATATACGTTTAAAAGCAGGCAGCAATAAGGTACGGGTTTATGCCAATAAGGGCGGTTATAATTTGCATTGGCTGCGCTTTTGGAAGGCTAAGTAAACTTTATAATTCTATAATGATTAACAAAAAAGCCGAGCATCACCTACTGGAGCAGGTGATGCTCCGATAAAAGTTGGCTGGGCCTAAATATTCCTTTAAATACTCTTCAATTAAAAATAATCACCTTTTTTATTGCATGTTAAAACATATTATGCGGAATTACACGTATAAGATTAAATAGATAATTTAGATGAAAAAGTTGCTTTTTGCATTCAGGGCTTTTAAAAGTATCTTAAAAGCCGATAGTTATTGTTTAATCACCACAAAAGGAAATACGTTTGCCTGTAAAGGAGATATTAAACCTCAGGATTTCCATCACATTGTTAATGAAGTATGGGATAATTTTTCCGGCCAGGAAGATACACTTAAACAGTATAAAGAATTACTTGGGGTAAAATCTTAGTTACTCCCGGCTGAGGATTTTACCCTTAC
This window contains:
- a CDS encoding cellulase family glycosylhydrolase; the protein is MILHRFKNMLLKPAVRVLLLALPVSLIAMQASAQTFLRADGKKIVDESGKNVLLRGMGLGGWMLQEGYMLHVNKDSRQYRIRERLEELMGPAETKEFYDTWLANNTRKIDIDSMHRWGFNSVRLPMHYNLYTLPIEKEPVAGKNTWIDKGFKMTDDLLAWCKANHMYLILDLHAAPGGQGNDLNISDRNPDNPSLWDSEANKQKMIALWRKLAERYKNEPNIAAYDIINEPNWGFDDRENDKNGLKEKTNAPLRKLMVDITTAIRAIDKKHIIIIEGNGWGNNYNGILPPWDKNMVLSFHKYWNFNDQKSIEHIIKTRDQYNVPVWLGETGENSNVWLTEAIRLLEKNNIGWALWPLKKMGNNNPIEIPSNLNYDDVTNYLNTGKHKPNESNVYSGTLEMATYAKLENAIIHHDVIDAIFRQPFSAATKPFKANKVINGTIINAVDYDLGRNGFAYFDTDTADYHTSGKPGIGNHGRVYRNDGVDISKDSTAYNSYYVDHIETGEWMQYTLQVKTAGIYSVGLKLASGIDDAKLSLNVNGADQAKEEAVPNTGGLTAWQVITVKDIRLKAGSNKVRVYANKGGYNLHWLRFWKAK